ACATTGTCTCGCAGGTTAAAGGAGATGTTCACCGCCCGCACTTCCTGACCAACCCGTTGAGGAAATAGACTGTTGATATGCAGACCATCGCTGTTCTGGTAGAAACGGGCAGATGCCTCAATTTCATTCATATCTTCTTCGTCAGGTACTTCTTCAACTGAGAATTTACTCAGCCAAATCCGTTCATCATCTTCCGGTTTATACAAATCAAGCCATATCGTCGAGTCCGGCAGGCTATCCTCTACATTAAGTTCTCTTACCGCTAATTTGCGGTCTTCATAAACATAAGCAGTAATCATGTAGCCTCCTGAAAAAACACCCGAATCGATAAATGACAATCCCGGGGCAGGGTTAAAGTGTCGCTAGTTTACCTGATAGGGCGACAATAGACAGCAACAAATGCTAATTTAGCCGCGATTCAGGGCCTTATCGCGCAGAAATTGTCATTCTTTCTTGGGAAGATACCCGAATTTGTAACCCATCCAAGGTTGTTAAGCGTTCTCCTTCAATATCTTTCTTACGTACCTGATATTGTACACTGACACCATCAAGTGGTGAGGTGATGGTAACTGTCATGACCCGATAGCTGTCATATAGATGCCAAGCCCCCAATGTTAGCCCCCCTAAAGCCACAATGCCCAATACAGCGAGGATAATATAGCGACGAATCACAGCCTGCCCCGTTAGCAATGGCGCGCTACGTGACTCATTAATAGGTTGGCGGCCTCGAGTTAAAAACCACCAAGCCAAGCAAATTACCAATAGGGTTAGTAAAAATTTAGTCAGCAAGAGCCACTCCAACAATGCATTATCAATGCGACATCATTCCTAAAAGAAATCAGTCATAAACGACAAAAAACCTACCTAATCAGATAGATGAAATAATGAACAAAACGGTAAATCCAATCTATAAGCATACCAATTCCCCTCTCAATTTGCGCTGTCATGGCTGACATTTATGAAACGATGTAGTGATAATGACAAATTGACTGGGTACTTTCAGGTTTGCTCTTTATTAAACAACAAGTAGGTTGGTAGTCCCAGAAATGGCTCCAATTTTTAAGACAGTGATTAAGAGCAAATAATCTGCTTTAATTGTAAACAACAAAAGGAGCAGAGCATGAGCAAAAAAAGGAAAAATCACTCGCCGACATTCAAGGCTAAAGTTGCACTCGCTGCGGCCAAGGGAAACAAGACGCTGGCTCAACTTTCTTCTGAATTTGGTATCCATCAATCCCAGATTGGCAAATGGAAGCAGGAGCTTCTAGATAATGCCTCGACCCTGTTTGAAAGCAAGGCTGACAAGGCTAAAAAGAACGAAGTCGACTGTGAAAAACTCCATGCAAAAATCGGTCAACTGACCATGGAAAATGATTTTTTAGCCAAAGTGCTCGGTCGTTAACGAGAGCACAACGGAAAAATAAAGTCGACCGTAAGGATAAATTGCCCGTTTTACACCAGTGTCGTTTGTTGGGTATTAGCCGCTCTAGCGCCTATTACGAGCCTGCTCCGTTTTCAGCAGAGCAGCTTGAAATCATGCGCCGGATAGATCAAATTCATCTGAAACACCCGTTTTATGGCAGCCGTAAAATCACGCTGGAACTTTGTGCCAGTGGCTTTCATGTCAACCGTAAACGGGTGCAGAGACTGATGCGTTTAATGGACATTGTGCCTCTGTACCCAAAGAAGCAAACATCTCGGCCCAATCAGGCTCATACCATTTATCCGTACTTACTGCGTGAGCTGAGTATTGAGCGGGCAGATCAGGTCTGGGCCACGGATATCACCTATATTCCGATGGAAAAAGGGTTTGCTTATCTGATCGCCATCATCGACTGGCATAGCCGAAAAGTGCTGGCATGGCGCATGTCCAATACCATGGATACACAGTTTTGTCTTGATGCACTCGATGAGGCATTGGCCAAATACGGTAAGCCTGAGATTTTCAATACCGATCAGGG
This region of Shewanella sp. NFH-SH190041 genomic DNA includes:
- a CDS encoding IS3 family transposase (programmed frameshift), whose product is MSKKRKNHSPTFKAKVALAAAKGNKTLAQLSSEFGIHQSQIGKWKQELLDNASTLFESKADKAKKNEVDCEKLHAKIGQLTMENGFFSQSARSLTRAQRKNKVDRKDKLPVLHQCRLLGISRSSAYYEPAPFSAEQLEIMRRIDQIHLKHPFYGSRKITLELCASGFHVNRKRVQRLMRLMDIVPLYPKKQTSRPNQAHTIYPYLLRELSIERADQVWATDITYIPMEKGFAYLIAIIDWHSRKVLAWRMSNTMDTQFCLDALDEALAKYGKPEIFNTDQGSQFTSDAFTGRLKEMDIRISMDGKGRWVDNVFIERLWRSLKYEEVYIKAYGTITEAELAIGEYFVFYNEQRFHQGLNNHTPDQVYFAKKKFAA